A stretch of the Sphingobacterium thalpophilum genome encodes the following:
- the mraY gene encoding phospho-N-acetylmuramoyl-pentapeptide-transferase: MLYHLFTWLSEYIHIPGGGLFQYISFRTSMAVIVSLIITTVFGGRLIQFLHNRQVGETIRDLGLEGEKKKAGTPTMGGIIIIAGILIPTLLFAKLTNVYVIIMIITTLWMGAIGFLDDYIKVFKHNKEGLAGKFKVVGQVGLGAIIACTMYFHPDIVVRKGVDKPTSTKPVEVVINEGTGEKTYAENVKSSKTNIPFYKNNEFDYAKVFKVFGLQSDYLTFVVFLVVVIFIVTAVSNGANITDGIDGLATSTSAIIGVTLAILAYVSGNVIFSDYLNIMYIPNSGELVIFAGAFVGACVGFLWYNTYPAQVFMGDTGSLAIGGIIAAFAILIRKELLIPILCGVFLLENLSVILQVSYFKYTKKKYGEGRRIFLMSPLHHHFQKKGYHEAKIVTRFVIVGIILAILTIVTLKIR; the protein is encoded by the coding sequence ATGTTGTACCATCTATTTACGTGGTTGAGCGAATACATTCATATACCCGGAGGGGGATTGTTTCAGTACATCTCATTTCGGACGTCCATGGCTGTAATTGTCTCTTTGATTATTACCACGGTTTTTGGGGGGAGATTGATCCAGTTCCTGCACAATAGACAAGTGGGGGAGACAATTCGTGATCTGGGACTGGAAGGAGAGAAAAAGAAAGCTGGTACACCGACTATGGGTGGAATTATCATTATTGCCGGAATATTGATTCCCACATTGCTATTTGCCAAACTTACCAATGTATATGTCATTATCATGATCATAACCACACTTTGGATGGGTGCTATCGGTTTTTTAGATGATTATATCAAAGTGTTCAAGCATAATAAGGAAGGTCTGGCCGGAAAGTTTAAAGTTGTTGGCCAGGTGGGGCTGGGAGCGATCATTGCGTGTACCATGTACTTTCATCCGGATATCGTCGTACGTAAGGGTGTGGATAAGCCTACTTCCACCAAGCCAGTGGAAGTAGTTATTAATGAGGGGACCGGTGAAAAAACATATGCAGAAAATGTAAAATCGTCCAAAACAAATATCCCGTTCTACAAAAATAATGAGTTTGACTATGCGAAAGTGTTCAAAGTATTTGGCTTGCAGAGCGATTACCTGACGTTTGTAGTTTTTTTGGTGGTCGTGATCTTTATTGTAACGGCGGTTTCCAATGGTGCCAATATCACAGACGGAATTGATGGTTTGGCTACGAGTACTTCGGCTATCATCGGGGTGACCCTGGCTATCTTGGCTTATGTGTCGGGTAACGTGATTTTTTCGGATTACCTGAACATCATGTATATCCCCAACTCGGGCGAGCTTGTGATCTTTGCCGGAGCATTTGTAGGTGCCTGCGTGGGTTTTTTGTGGTATAATACCTATCCGGCACAGGTGTTTATGGGGGATACAGGTAGTTTGGCTATTGGCGGCATCATTGCTGCTTTCGCCATTCTGATCCGTAAGGAGTTATTGATTCCAATTTTATGTGGTGTCTTTTTATTGGAAAATCTTTCCGTTATCCTGCAGGTTTCCTACTTCAAATACACCAAAAAGAAATATGGCGAGGGGAGAAGAATTTTTTTAATGTCGCCCTTGCACCATCATTTTCAGAAAAAAGGCTACCACGAGGCGAAAATTGTAACGCGCTTTGTCATTGTTGGTATTATACTGGCCATTTTGACTATTGTAACATTGAAAATTAGATAA
- the murD gene encoding UDP-N-acetylmuramoyl-L-alanine--D-glutamate ligase has product MPNIATTYYPQSGNLVVLGAGESGVGTAILGKEKGYDVFVSDKGLIADHYKAQLVAEGIAFEEGSHTESRILNAALVVKSPGIPETVPLIVALKEKNIPVVAEIEFAAQFTEAKLICITGSNGKSTTTMLTYEMLKHGGLNVGLAGNIGKSFALQVARENFDCYVLEISSFMLDDMYHFRADIAVILNITPDHLDRYDHKMTNYVDSKFRIIRNQTEKDYFIYCLDDPETVKGLERHHSKGIYLPFTQEQIVELGAYLAANKTMIINTPNNDTFTMKTEELSLQGKHNIYNSMASGLIAKVQELRNQAMKESMGSYVNIPHRLEHVACIGGVNYINDSKATNVNSVWYALESFSTPIVLLLGGVDKGNDYSMLADLVKQKVRAIVCLGKDTAAIHEAFEQDVEIIVNSTSMQDAVVLSSHLAQKGDTVLLSPACASFDWFKNYEDRGDKFKAAVMEL; this is encoded by the coding sequence ATGCCAAATATCGCAACCACATATTATCCACAGTCTGGGAATCTCGTCGTCTTAGGGGCAGGTGAGAGCGGCGTTGGTACCGCTATCCTTGGAAAAGAGAAGGGGTATGACGTATTTGTGTCAGATAAAGGGCTTATTGCGGATCATTATAAGGCCCAATTGGTGGCTGAGGGAATTGCATTCGAGGAAGGCAGTCACACAGAATCACGAATATTGAATGCAGCTCTTGTGGTAAAAAGTCCCGGAATTCCGGAAACTGTACCGCTGATTGTCGCACTGAAGGAAAAAAATATTCCTGTAGTAGCCGAGATCGAGTTTGCAGCACAATTTACTGAAGCTAAATTGATTTGTATAACAGGCTCCAATGGGAAATCGACAACAACCATGCTGACCTACGAAATGCTCAAACATGGCGGGCTTAACGTCGGTTTGGCAGGTAACATCGGAAAAAGCTTTGCCCTGCAGGTTGCTAGAGAGAATTTTGACTGTTATGTGCTGGAAATATCCAGCTTCATGCTGGATGATATGTATCATTTTAGGGCAGATATTGCTGTGATACTAAATATTACCCCGGATCATCTGGATCGTTATGATCATAAAATGACAAATTATGTCGATTCAAAATTCAGAATAATCCGGAATCAGACCGAGAAAGATTACTTTATATATTGTCTGGACGATCCTGAGACAGTCAAGGGATTGGAAAGGCATCATAGTAAGGGGATTTATTTGCCTTTTACACAAGAGCAGATTGTTGAATTGGGTGCTTATTTGGCCGCCAATAAAACAATGATTATTAATACACCAAATAACGATACGTTCACTATGAAAACTGAGGAATTGTCATTGCAGGGGAAGCACAATATTTATAATAGCATGGCTTCTGGATTGATTGCAAAAGTGCAGGAGTTGAGGAATCAAGCGATGAAGGAGAGCATGGGTTCATATGTGAATATTCCGCACCGTCTGGAGCATGTGGCCTGTATCGGTGGTGTAAATTATATCAATGATTCAAAGGCTACCAATGTCAATTCAGTGTGGTATGCACTGGAAAGTTTTTCCACGCCAATTGTGTTGTTGCTGGGGGGGGTTGACAAAGGGAACGATTATAGCATGCTAGCTGATCTGGTAAAACAGAAAGTACGTGCGATTGTCTGCTTAGGCAAAGATACTGCAGCTATACACGAGGCTTTTGAACAGGATGTGGAGATTATTGTCAATAGTACCTCTATGCAGGACGCAGTGGTACTGTCTTCTCATCTGGCGCAAAAAGGAGATACGGTATTATTGTCTCCGGCTTGTGCAAGTTTTGACTGGTTTAAAAATTATGAAGACCGGGGGGACAAGTTTAAAGCGGCAGTAATGGAATTATAA
- a CDS encoding FtsW/RodA/SpoVE family cell cycle protein: MLQNIMSKLKGDRWIWIIVIILSGWSLLAVYSSVGTLAYKEGKGTEMYLLKHFSIIAIGFVLMYLSHKLDYRYYAGISKIMMGITIPLLLFTLLFGSKVNEASRWLTIPGIGLTFQTSDLAKLSLIVFLARMLSRKQEEIKDVKKSFLPIMGSVCGVFILIALANLSTALMLFGVSVLLLLIGRISFKQIAIVCCGGGVLLLMVIFFGPRRATYISRVKSFFQTEKVEKTVSFQDDKNYQANNAKIAIATGGLLGKGPGNSVQRNVLPHPYSDFIYAIIIEEYGTIGGVILLFLYLAFMYRCIRIVTMSPKAFGTFLAAGLGFSLTIQALANMAVAVGLGPVTGVPLPLVSMGGTSILFTSVALGIILSVSRNIEELKGKEQLEEKAKPKKVVIGSIPA, translated from the coding sequence ATGCTACAGAACATAATGTCTAAATTGAAAGGTGATCGATGGATATGGATCATAGTGATTATCCTCTCGGGATGGTCTCTTTTGGCTGTATATAGTTCGGTCGGCACCTTGGCCTATAAGGAAGGTAAGGGTACGGAAATGTATCTGTTAAAGCATTTTTCCATCATTGCCATAGGCTTTGTGCTGATGTATCTTTCTCACAAGCTGGACTACCGCTATTATGCGGGTATTTCAAAAATAATGATGGGAATAACGATCCCTTTGCTCTTGTTCACTTTACTTTTTGGAAGTAAAGTGAACGAAGCCAGCCGCTGGCTGACCATACCCGGTATTGGATTGACGTTCCAGACTTCGGATTTAGCTAAGCTATCGCTTATTGTTTTTCTCGCACGCATGTTGTCCCGTAAGCAGGAAGAGATAAAGGATGTTAAAAAATCCTTTCTACCAATCATGGGCTCTGTATGTGGCGTTTTTATTCTGATCGCCTTGGCGAATCTTTCGACAGCATTAATGTTGTTTGGTGTGAGTGTACTTTTATTGCTGATCGGCCGGATTTCGTTTAAGCAGATTGCGATTGTCTGCTGTGGTGGCGGAGTGCTGCTGTTGATGGTGATTTTTTTCGGTCCGCGCCGGGCGACCTATATCAGTCGGGTGAAATCATTTTTCCAGACCGAAAAAGTAGAGAAAACAGTATCCTTCCAAGATGACAAAAATTATCAGGCGAACAATGCGAAAATAGCGATTGCTACAGGCGGTTTGCTGGGTAAGGGGCCGGGCAATAGTGTGCAGCGTAATGTGTTGCCCCATCCATATTCAGATTTCATTTACGCCATTATTATTGAAGAATATGGTACTATTGGTGGTGTTATTCTACTCTTCCTATACTTGGCGTTTATGTATCGTTGCATCCGTATTGTGACCATGAGCCCTAAAGCGTTTGGGACGTTTTTGGCTGCAGGGCTGGGGTTTAGTTTGACTATACAGGCGCTGGCCAATATGGCTGTAGCGGTTGGTCTGGGGCCTGTGACCGGTGTACCGCTTCCTTTGGTGAGTATGGGCGGTACATCAATCTTATTCACTAGTGTAGCACTAGGGATTATCCTAAGTGTGAGCAGAAATATTGAAGAATTAAAAGGAAAAGAACAGTTGGAAGAAAAAGCGAAACCCAAGAAAGTGGTGATCGGCTCAATTCCGGCCTAA
- the murG gene encoding undecaprenyldiphospho-muramoylpentapeptide beta-N-acetylglucosaminyltransferase produces MAIRVIISGGGTGGHIFPAISIANALKAMDSANEILFVGANGRMEMDKVPAAGYDIVGLDIQGINRKQLWKNILLPFKLMKSLNKAKKVIREFKPDVAVGVGGFASGPLLMTANKVGVPTLVQEQNSYAGVTNKKVGAKAARICVAYEGMDQFFPADKVLLTGNPIRRESVAIEGKREEAIAFFGLEQSRKTILVLGGSLGARTLNESVVAYLDLLRDEDVQLIWQCGSFYIEGLRAQLEGKIPGNVKMMAFLQKMDYAYAAADLIISRAGAGTISELCVIGKPVILVPSPNVAEDHQTKNAMALVNKQAAVLIKDGDAKKDLIPAALELLKDHQQAAGLGEQIKKLGKLDADKQIAAEVYQLASKNRG; encoded by the coding sequence ATGGCAATTCGTGTAATCATAAGTGGGGGTGGAACCGGAGGACATATCTTTCCGGCGATTTCAATTGCAAATGCATTGAAAGCGATGGATTCTGCAAATGAGATTTTATTTGTGGGTGCCAATGGCCGTATGGAAATGGACAAAGTGCCTGCTGCGGGGTATGACATTGTTGGACTGGATATTCAGGGTATCAATAGAAAGCAGCTCTGGAAAAATATCCTTTTGCCATTTAAATTGATGAAGAGTCTGAATAAGGCCAAAAAAGTGATCCGGGAGTTTAAACCGGATGTTGCTGTCGGTGTGGGCGGTTTTGCTTCAGGACCGTTATTGATGACAGCAAATAAAGTCGGTGTTCCGACTCTGGTACAAGAACAGAATTCATACGCCGGTGTCACCAACAAAAAAGTAGGTGCTAAGGCCGCCCGCATCTGTGTTGCCTATGAAGGAATGGATCAGTTTTTTCCAGCGGACAAAGTGCTGCTGACAGGTAATCCGATACGAAGAGAATCTGTTGCTATCGAGGGGAAAAGGGAAGAGGCGATAGCCTTCTTTGGTCTCGAGCAGAGCAGAAAAACAATTCTGGTTCTTGGTGGTAGTTTAGGCGCGAGAACATTAAATGAAAGCGTTGTCGCCTATTTGGACTTATTGCGTGATGAAGACGTACAGCTTATCTGGCAATGTGGCAGTTTTTATATAGAAGGGCTGCGTGCTCAATTGGAAGGAAAAATTCCAGGTAATGTCAAGATGATGGCCTTCCTTCAGAAGATGGATTACGCCTATGCAGCAGCCGATTTAATTATTAGCAGGGCAGGTGCTGGAACTATTTCTGAGTTGTGTGTAATTGGTAAGCCGGTGATTTTGGTCCCCTCACCGAATGTTGCCGAAGATCATCAGACTAAGAATGCGATGGCCTTGGTCAACAAGCAGGCAGCCGTGTTGATTAAGGATGGGGATGCGAAGAAAGATTTGATCCCGGCTGCCCTGGAATTATTAAAGGATCATCAACAGGCTGCGGGGTTAGGCGAGCAGATAAAGAAGCTAGGAAAGTTGGATGCAGATAAGCAGATAGCTGCCGAAGTTTATCAATTAGCAAGTAAAAATCGAGGATAG
- the murC gene encoding UDP-N-acetylmuramate--L-alanine ligase → MNLDAIKQVYLIGIGGIGMSGLARYFKHLGCVVCGYDRTETELTRTLVKEGIPIVYQDDVETIDPIFHNVSEATLVIFTPAIPKDSKIKAFFEGRGHILYKRSQVLGIISESRYTIAVAGTHGKTTTSTMVAHVLKDSGYDCSAFLGGISSNYETNVLYGNNNTVVVEADEFDRSFLTLHPNIAIVTSSDADHLDIYGDKSHLLESFQLFLDKVVEGGTRIIKKGLEFKGQISYSGQEAADAYASNVHVRDGEFFFDYQDAKGKIEDIHLGIPGIHNVENAVAAITVARLLDISDAAIKKALTTFKGVKRRFEYIVRRPEAIYIDDYAHHPEELRAFLTSMRKLYPAKKLNVVFQPHLFTRTRDFVDGFAEVLSMADNLLLMEIYPARELPIEGVNSSWLLEKITAPQKRIATAAEVLDFARNEKPELLVTVGAGDIDKLVKPLQEIFEHA, encoded by the coding sequence ATGAATCTGGATGCAATAAAACAAGTATACTTGATTGGAATAGGCGGAATCGGCATGAGTGGCCTGGCACGCTATTTTAAGCATTTGGGCTGTGTGGTGTGTGGATATGATCGGACGGAGACAGAACTGACCAGGACGCTGGTCAAGGAAGGGATTCCGATTGTTTACCAAGATGATGTGGAGACTATTGATCCCATTTTTCACAACGTGAGCGAGGCTACACTGGTCATCTTCACCCCAGCGATTCCAAAAGATTCCAAGATCAAGGCTTTTTTTGAGGGGCGGGGGCATATACTTTATAAAAGATCCCAAGTACTGGGGATTATAAGTGAGAGCAGATATACCATTGCCGTTGCAGGTACCCACGGCAAGACGACCACCTCAACGATGGTTGCTCATGTGCTAAAAGACTCTGGTTACGATTGCTCGGCCTTTTTAGGTGGTATCAGCTCGAATTATGAAACGAATGTACTCTATGGCAACAACAATACCGTGGTAGTCGAGGCAGACGAATTTGACCGTTCGTTTCTGACGCTGCATCCCAATATAGCCATTGTGACGTCTTCGGATGCCGATCATTTGGATATTTACGGTGATAAGAGCCATTTGCTCGAATCTTTTCAGCTGTTTTTGGATAAAGTGGTGGAAGGTGGTACCCGGATCATAAAGAAAGGGCTTGAATTTAAAGGACAGATCAGCTATTCTGGCCAGGAGGCTGCCGATGCTTATGCATCTAATGTGCACGTCCGTGATGGCGAGTTCTTCTTTGACTATCAGGATGCTAAAGGAAAAATCGAAGACATTCATTTGGGTATTCCTGGAATTCACAACGTGGAAAATGCCGTCGCTGCTATCACGGTCGCAAGGTTATTGGATATTTCTGACGCGGCCATCAAAAAAGCGTTGACGACTTTCAAAGGAGTTAAAAGAAGATTTGAATATATCGTTCGTAGGCCCGAAGCCATTTATATTGATGACTATGCCCATCACCCCGAAGAGCTGCGTGCGTTTCTGACATCAATGAGAAAGCTGTATCCAGCAAAGAAACTAAATGTGGTCTTTCAGCCCCATTTGTTTACCCGTACACGGGATTTCGTGGACGGCTTTGCCGAGGTGCTGTCCATGGCAGACAATCTGTTGTTGATGGAAATATATCCCGCGCGGGAACTTCCGATTGAGGGCGTTAACTCAAGCTGGTTGCTGGAGAAAATTACGGCGCCGCAAAAGCGGATTGCAACTGCGGCAGAGGTTCTTGACTTCGCAAGGAATGAAAAGCCGGAACTTCTCGTTACAGTCGGCGCTGGCGATATTGATAAATTGGTAAAACCGTTACAGGAGATTTTTGAGCATGCTTAA
- a CDS encoding cell division protein FtsQ/DivIB, translated as MLKKLRDIQWNRVLYFTLFFIGVIVVVVIMTIVGKRDEQQPCKEVKIVIEGTEAFIDQADISKMIKQNYGNFVGKKVNDIPFHRVEETLKKLPYVADASVHSDMDGTVSIHIDQREAVMRVINKNGREFYVDPKGLKIPTTLKYIPHIMVATGNIAEGYNEALDTISTPLVKDLVKVAEFIGKDELWSNQVVQIYVNADQDIELVPRVGSQQLIVGSADSLEQKFELLKTFYTQIMPKVGVNAYGVVNVKYGGQIICEKRGNWSFSDDQTKKIANNTL; from the coding sequence ATGCTTAAAAAATTGCGTGACATACAATGGAATCGTGTCCTCTACTTTACCCTATTTTTTATTGGGGTGATCGTTGTGGTCGTGATTATGACAATTGTGGGGAAACGTGATGAACAACAGCCTTGTAAAGAAGTGAAAATTGTTATTGAGGGGACAGAAGCTTTTATTGACCAAGCAGATATTTCCAAGATGATCAAACAGAATTATGGAAACTTTGTCGGGAAAAAAGTCAATGATATTCCCTTTCATCGGGTCGAGGAGACCCTGAAAAAGCTGCCCTATGTGGCGGACGCCAGCGTCCATTCGGATATGGACGGTACTGTGAGCATACATATTGATCAGCGCGAGGCTGTTATGCGGGTTATCAACAAAAATGGGCGAGAGTTTTATGTCGATCCAAAAGGACTAAAGATACCAACCACATTAAAGTATATTCCGCACATTATGGTCGCAACAGGTAACATCGCCGAAGGATACAATGAAGCGCTGGACACCATATCGACACCATTGGTAAAAGATCTGGTGAAAGTAGCTGAATTTATAGGGAAAGATGAATTGTGGAGCAATCAGGTTGTGCAGATCTATGTCAACGCGGATCAGGACATTGAGCTCGTGCCCCGTGTGGGATCGCAGCAGTTAATTGTCGGCTCAGCGGATTCTCTGGAACAGAAATTTGAATTATTAAAAACATTCTATACGCAGATAATGCCTAAAGTCGGCGTAAATGCTTATGGAGTGGTGAATGTAAAATATGGGGGTCAGATCATCTGTGAAAAACGTGGAAACTGGAGTTTTTCGGATGACCAAACAAAAAAAATAGCAAATAATACATTATAG
- the ftsA gene encoding cell division protein FtsA, translated as MNSKAAEIERENPIIVGLDIGTTKICVTVGRRSSGNKIELLGVGKAESAGVSRGVVANIQKTVGSILEAVEIAEAQSNVDIKVVNVGIAGQHIKSIQHRGIFTKTDGDDEIVRRDIERLISDMYKLVLPPGEEIIHVLPQEFTVDNEPGIREPIGMAGRRIEANFHIISGRVTDIKNIKKCIDNSNLEVAELILEPLASSEAVLDEDEKNAGVVLVDIGGGTTDVAIFHEGIIRHTAVIPLGGNIVTEDIRQGCSVLRSQAELLKTRFGSALADENKENEVICVPGLKGREPKEISVKNLAYIIQARMEEIIEHVYYEIKSSGYENKLIGGIVITGGGAQLKHLVQLVEYITGIDCRVGFPNEYLSKNEVLPKPLFEELKSPLYATSIGLLIKGIQSHEEEEDSRREMLAPVKKSQPTATTKEVSEQQQKEQGLLSWFKRFIKDGNEIDDASFLDKK; from the coding sequence ATGAACTCAAAGGCAGCAGAAATTGAAAGAGAAAACCCAATTATCGTGGGACTCGATATTGGTACTACCAAAATTTGTGTTACGGTTGGGAGACGTAGCTCAGGAAACAAAATTGAACTATTAGGTGTGGGCAAAGCCGAATCTGCCGGTGTGAGCAGAGGAGTTGTCGCCAACATCCAGAAAACTGTGGGAAGTATTCTGGAGGCGGTTGAAATAGCCGAGGCACAGTCTAATGTGGATATTAAAGTGGTTAATGTGGGGATCGCCGGTCAGCACATTAAGAGTATTCAGCATCGTGGAATATTTACCAAGACTGATGGTGATGATGAAATCGTTCGGAGAGATATCGAACGCTTGATTTCGGATATGTATAAACTGGTACTGCCTCCAGGAGAAGAAATTATACATGTGTTGCCTCAAGAGTTTACGGTAGATAATGAACCCGGTATACGGGAACCCATCGGCATGGCCGGTCGTCGCATAGAAGCAAATTTCCATATTATTTCGGGACGAGTTACCGATATCAAAAATATTAAGAAATGTATTGATAATTCCAATTTGGAAGTTGCTGAATTGATCCTGGAACCGTTGGCATCTTCTGAAGCTGTATTGGATGAAGATGAAAAGAATGCTGGTGTTGTATTAGTTGATATTGGTGGTGGAACGACAGATGTGGCCATCTTCCATGAGGGTATTATCCGTCATACGGCCGTTATTCCTCTTGGGGGTAATATTGTGACCGAAGACATCCGTCAAGGTTGCTCTGTATTGCGCTCCCAAGCCGAATTGTTAAAGACACGGTTCGGATCTGCTCTGGCTGATGAGAACAAAGAAAATGAAGTGATCTGTGTACCCGGACTAAAAGGCCGTGAACCGAAGGAAATTTCCGTCAAAAACCTCGCTTATATCATACAAGCCCGTATGGAGGAAATTATCGAACACGTATACTATGAGATTAAATCGTCCGGTTACGAGAATAAACTTATTGGTGGTATCGTTATCACCGGAGGTGGGGCACAACTAAAACATCTTGTGCAGCTTGTCGAATATATCACAGGAATCGATTGTCGGGTGGGGTTCCCAAATGAATATCTATCCAAGAACGAAGTACTGCCCAAGCCTCTTTTTGAAGAGCTCAAGAGCCCCTTGTATGCGACCAGTATTGGTTTGCTGATCAAAGGTATTCAATCCCACGAAGAGGAAGAAGATAGCCGTAGGGAAATGCTTGCTCCGGTAAAGAAGTCACAACCTACAGCGACCACAAAGGAAGTGTCCGAACAGCAACAAAAGGAGCAGGGATTGCTATCTTGGTTCAAACGGTTTATTAAGGATGGAAATGAGATTGATGATGCAAGTTTTTTAGATAAAAAGTAA
- the ftsZ gene encoding cell division protein FtsZ: MSIQFEMLKEQSSIIKVIGVGGGGGNAVNHMYKQGISGVDFIVCNTDAQALELSPIPNKVQLGISLTEGMGAGADPDVGENSAIESIEEIKRMLGTNTKMLFITAGMGGGTGTGASPVLAKAAKELGILTVAIVTTPFTFEGKRRRSQAEEGLSELRKYVDSYLVISNDRLREIFGNLTMTAAFAKADDILTTAAKGIAEIITIPGYVNVDFKDVRTVMNDSGVAIMGNAVAEGEDRALRAVEGALASPLLKDNEIEGARYILLNITSGTKEVTMDEVAIITDYIQEKAGLSADLIWGNCIDENFEDELSVTIIATGFQTSEERDKERENTKVSMPLTPEPVNSFVKPVSQVAPKETPATNSFVTPVHRVETAAPSTNNPSTPNNTLQSDLFTAPKNAVQQHVAVEEPQVIRHDLGHDSAYEEEASFDENEFQLKTSPSVFQFQMPTVFDSYTTPSASDYEEKTSFSSSTTNEHVGLPQVEEEQVSFEDQLVRTKERILRLKELSMKLKSSNGLHELENEPAYKRKQMSLEDTPHSSQSQVSRFTLSFEDGNTEIRPNNSFLHDNVD, from the coding sequence ATGTCAATACAGTTTGAAATGTTAAAAGAGCAATCTTCAATAATTAAGGTTATTGGAGTCGGCGGTGGTGGCGGCAATGCGGTCAACCATATGTATAAACAAGGGATTAGCGGGGTAGATTTTATCGTGTGCAATACCGATGCGCAAGCGTTGGAATTGAGCCCGATTCCCAATAAAGTTCAATTGGGGATAAGTCTGACCGAAGGTATGGGCGCTGGTGCAGATCCTGATGTAGGTGAAAATTCGGCGATCGAAAGTATTGAAGAGATCAAACGTATGTTGGGCACCAATACCAAGATGTTATTTATCACAGCAGGTATGGGGGGCGGTACCGGTACTGGAGCAAGTCCTGTATTAGCCAAAGCAGCCAAAGAACTGGGCATTCTCACTGTCGCTATTGTCACAACTCCTTTTACATTTGAAGGAAAGCGCCGTCGCTCTCAGGCTGAAGAAGGGCTTTCTGAGCTGCGTAAATATGTGGATTCCTATCTGGTGATCTCCAATGACCGTCTGCGCGAAATTTTTGGAAACTTAACCATGACTGCCGCTTTTGCGAAAGCAGATGATATCTTAACTACTGCAGCGAAAGGTATTGCCGAAATCATCACTATCCCCGGTTATGTCAACGTCGATTTCAAGGATGTTCGTACTGTAATGAATGATAGCGGAGTTGCCATTATGGGTAATGCCGTTGCTGAAGGTGAAGACCGTGCGCTTAGAGCTGTAGAAGGTGCTTTGGCATCGCCATTATTGAAAGATAATGAAATCGAAGGCGCGCGTTATATTTTGTTGAACATCACTTCCGGAACTAAAGAGGTGACGATGGATGAGGTCGCCATCATTACGGATTACATCCAGGAGAAAGCGGGTTTGTCAGCGGATTTAATCTGGGGTAACTGTATCGACGAAAACTTTGAGGACGAGCTATCGGTAACCATCATCGCGACAGGTTTCCAGACATCGGAAGAACGTGACAAAGAACGTGAAAATACAAAGGTGTCTATGCCCTTGACACCGGAGCCCGTTAATTCTTTTGTGAAGCCTGTATCTCAGGTTGCTCCAAAGGAAACACCTGCTACAAATAGTTTTGTGACTCCGGTACACCGCGTGGAAACTGCAGCTCCTTCGACAAATAATCCGTCGACCCCAAACAATACATTGCAATCTGACCTGTTCACTGCTCCGAAAAATGCGGTACAGCAACACGTGGCTGTTGAAGAACCGCAGGTAATACGCCACGATCTAGGTCATGATAGTGCATATGAGGAGGAAGCGTCATTTGATGAAAACGAATTTCAGTTAAAAACCTCGCCCTCAGTCTTTCAGTTTCAAATGCCTACTGTCTTTGATTCGTACACGACTCCATCAGCTTCGGACTACGAAGAAAAGACAAGTTTTTCTTCCAGCACAACCAATGAACACGTAGGACTACCACAAGTAGAAGAAGAACAGGTTTCCTTTGAGGACCAGCTGGTGCGTACCAAAGAACGTATTTTACGTTTGAAAGAGCTGAGCATGAAATTGAAGTCTTCAAACGGTTTACATGAACTCGAAAACGAGCCTGCATATAAAAGGAAGCAAATGTCATTGGAAGATACACCTCATTCTTCGCAATCGCAGGTGTCCCGTTTTACACTTTCTTTTGAAGATGGTAACACGGAAATCCGGCCAAATAATTCCTTTCTCCATGACAATGTAGATTAA